A region from the Prevotella melaninogenica genome encodes:
- a CDS encoding HD domain-containing protein yields MDYQAIIDKYYPEDNELRRILLVHSRSVADKALAIADRHPELSLDRQFIEEAAMLHDIGIVRCNAPGIQCFGTEPYICHGRIGADMLRAEGFPRHARVCERHTGAGITRSQIIAQKLPLPEQDFLPETMEEKVICYADKFFSKTHLDKEKTVEQAMASLSKFGEEGLARFRAWVKIF; encoded by the coding sequence ATGGATTATCAGGCAATTATCGATAAATACTATCCTGAGGATAACGAATTAAGACGAATCCTTCTTGTTCATAGTCGTTCTGTTGCAGATAAGGCTCTTGCTATTGCCGACCGTCATCCAGAGTTATCGCTTGACCGTCAGTTTATAGAGGAAGCTGCTATGCTACATGATATTGGTATTGTTCGTTGTAATGCTCCTGGCATACAATGCTTTGGTACCGAGCCTTATATTTGTCATGGTCGTATTGGCGCTGATATGTTGCGTGCAGAAGGCTTCCCTCGACATGCCCGTGTTTGTGAACGTCATACGGGAGCAGGTATAACGCGCAGCCAAATTATCGCACAAAAGCTACCACTTCCAGAACAAGATTTCCTTCCTGAAACAATGGAAGAAAAGGTCATTTGTTATGCAGATAAGTTCTTTTCTAAGACACATCTTGATAAAGAAAAGACTGTTGAGCAAGCAATGGCAAGCCTTTCTAAGTTTGGAGAGGAAGGACTTGCTCGTTTCCGAGCGTGGGTAAAAATATTCTAA